The genomic stretch GCGAGCGACTCGGCGCGATCGAAGCGATCGGCCTGCTCGACCGGATCATCGCGGAGATCGACGTAGGCCTGCTCACGTTTTCGCACGAGGACCGTCGCCTGAAGTTGGTGAACAAAGCCGGTGAACGCCTCCTCGGACGCACGTCGGACGAAATGATCGGACGCACCGCAGACGACCTCGGGCTCGCCGCTCTGCTCGACGCGGACCCCACGCGCCCTCTGGAGACGAGCTTCGCCGCCACGACCGCTCGGCTCGGAGTGCGTCGCGCGACGTTCCGCGAAGGCGGACGGCCGCACGTACTCGTGCTCTTGGCCGACATCGGCCGTGCGCTGCGCGAGGAAGAGCGTCTCGCCTGGCGACGACTCATCCGCGTCATCGGACACGAGTTGAACAACTCTCTCGCGCCCATCCATTCGCTCTCGTCGACCCTCGCCGGCATCCTCGCGCGCGATCCGCCGCCGCCCGACTGGCGCGAAGACGTGCTCGATGGTCTCGAAGTGATCCGCGCGCGCTCCTCGCACCTCCGTCGCTTCATGGAGGACTACGCCCGCATCGCGCGTCTGCCGGCTCCGCACAAGGAATTGCTCGACGTCGCCGGCCTCGTCGCGCGCACTGCGACCTTGGAGCAACGTCTCCCCGTCGAGATCGTCGCGGGTGGAGATTGCACCATCCTCGCCGACGTCTCTCAACTCGAGCAGGTGTTGATCAACCTGCTCAAGAACGCAGTCGACGCCGCTCTCGAGACCGGCGGTCGCGTGCGTGTGGGCTGGATCGCAGCGCCCTCCGTAGTGGAAATCTGGATAGACGACGAAGGCCCCGGAATCGCGAACCCGGACAACCTCTTCACGCCCTTCTACTCCACCAAACGCGGCGGCACCGGCATCGGCCTCGCGCTCAGCCGCCAGATCGCCGACGCGCACGGCGGACAGCTCGCCGTGACAAATCGCTCGGACCGCGTCGGTGCGCGAGCGAGCCTCGTGTTGCCTCGCTGAGTCCGCGATTCCTGCGGCAAGGAATCCCGCGGGAGTGTGCCGAAAATGGGACGACGGCTGTTTCGACCTCGCTACACTCGTCATCCGAACAACCGCTTCGGAAAAATCGAAGTATCTCTATGCAATTGGAAATCAGCCGGATACGCGCCACGAGAAGGCGCTGGCATGCCTCGTGTTGAAGGGAGTCACGAAACGCGCTTTCCGCGCCTTCGCGAACACCTTCCCGTCATGAACAACCTCGTCCGCCCTCTTCTCTCCGGAGCCGTCTTCGTGGGGCTCTTCTCGTTCTTCTGCCACGCACTCGCTTCCACCGGCGTGTCGAGCGAGCGCACGATCTTCGCCTTCTCGCTGCTCACGCTGCACGGTCTGCTCGAAGTCGCGGTGGCGTCGTATGCCCCGTCCTCGCGGTCCCGCACACCCGTTCGGCTGCGAGCGAGCGAACAAGAGACCGCGACCGCTCCCGTCGCTCGCGCCGCGCGTATCCCCGTTTCCACTACACAGGAAACGCGAACGGTCGGCTCGGGAGTCCTCGTCGCCTGAGAAACCTCGAGCCACGTGCCCACGTGAAGCCCCACTTCACCCTCTCGCCCAATCCGATCGCGCGCAGGTTCGCCTTGGCCGCAGTGCTCGCGACCGTCGCTGCGATCGTCGCGCTGGCGTGTCTGCTCGTCGTCCGCTCTTTGGCCGCAAACCAACAGGCCCGCGAACTCGATCGGCCCGGTCTGTTCCGAGCGATCGTGTCGTGAACCTCCTCTCACCGCCGGCGCGCATCGCCCCGGCGACCGGGAGTCGACATCGATCGATCCTTGCGGAAGATGACCGCGAAGACCGGCCGACAAACATGGAAAACCTCCGCCGCGACGCTCCGCTCATCAGCCTGCAAGGCATCACCAAGGTGTTCATCGCCGACGAGATCGAAACCCACGCGCTCTCGGGCGTGCACCTCGAGATCCAGCGCGGCGAGTTTCTCGCCGTCTCGGGTCCCTCCGGTTGCGGCAAGTCCACGCTGCTCTCGATCCTCGGCCTGCTCGATGCCCCGACCGAAGGCGTCCACCGTCTCGGCGGGCGCGACGTCGCTTCGCTCGACGCCGAGGAGCGCGCCACCATCCGCAACCGCGAGATCGGCTTCATCTTCCAGAGTTTCAACCTCATCGGCGATCTCTCGATCTACGAGAACGTCGAGCTGCCGTTGATCTACCGCGGGATGAAACCCGCCGAGCGCCGCGCATGCGTGGTCGACGCACTCGACAAGGTGCAGATGAGCCACCGCAAGAACCACCTCCCGAGTCAGCTCTCGGGTGGACAACAACAGCGCGTCGCCGTCGCCCGCGCGCTCGCCGGCTCGCCCGGCATCCTCCTCGCGGACGAACCGACCGGCAATCTCGACTCGAAGAACGGCGAAGTCGTGATGGAGCTGCTCATGCGCCTCAACCGCGAAGGTTCCACGATCTGCATGGTCACGCACGACGAACGCTACACCCGCGCCGCGCGCCGCGTTATCCATCTCTTCGACGGCAAGGTCGTTTCCGAAACGACCTCTTCCGACTGAGGCGGAGCGAGAGCGTCGCCATGGAGTCGCTCCGGATCGATCTCGGCCACGCCGCCCGGCGGCTCGCGCGCGATCCCGTGCAGACCGCCCTCGCGCTGCTCACGCTGGCGGTCTGCATCGGGGCGAACACCGCCGTCTTCAGCGTGCTGCACGCGCGCCTCATCGATCCTCTCGACCACCTCTCGGAGCCCGAACGTCTGGTCGCGTTCTTCAATCGCTACCCGAACTCGATGGAGGGCCGCCTGACGAACTCGACGGTCGACTACTTCGATCGCCGAGAGCTCACCGACGTGTTCGAAGAGGTGGCTTTGTATTCGGGAACTGGATTCACGATCGACGAACGCGGCACGCCCGCGCGCGTGCCGGGGCTCGCGGTCACCGCGTCCTTCTTTCGTCTGCTCCGCGTCGATCCGTTGCTCGGCCGCGTCTTCGAGGACGCGGAGATCGAACCCGGCGCCGAGCCCACCGTGATCCTTTCGGAAACGCTCTGGCGTCGCGCTTTCGAAGCCGACGAAACACTCGTCGGTCGCACCATTCCGATCGACGGTGTCGACCGCCGCGTGGTCGGCATCGTACCCGGCGCGTTCCGCTTCATGCGTCCGAAGCGGGAGTTGTGGATCCCGATCGTCGCGCCGCTCGAGGAGCGAACGCCGGAGTTCAAACACGCGAATCAGTACTCGATGATCGCACGCCTCCGTGCAGGCGTGTCCGTGGACGCCGCACGCGCGGCCGTCGATCGTCTCAACGCCGAACTGGAGCCGCCCTCGCCCGCGTTGCACGAAGCGATCGCCGGCTCGGGATACTACACGGAGACGATCTCCCTGACCGAGTTCGCGGCCGAACCGTGGCGCAGACCGTTGCTGCTGTTGCAGGCGGGAGTGTCTCTCGTGCTTGTCGTAGGTTGTCTGAACGTGGCCAATCTCTCGCTCGGGAGTCTGCAGGGGCGCACGCGTGAGCTCGCGTTGCGCATCTGTTTCGGCGCCTCGCATAGAAGGGTGATCCGCCAACTGGTGACCGAGGCTCTTCTGCTCGCCGCGACTGGTTCGGCCGTCGGCCTGCTCGTCGGAGCATGGGGCGTGGACTTCATCGCACGCGTCTGGGCGCAAGACGCGCCGTCCGGGGACGCGTTCACGCTGAACGTGCCCGTGGCGGGGTTCGCGATCGCCGCGGCGCTCTTCTCCACCGCGGTGACGGGGGCGGTAGTCGCCGTGCACCTCGGCCGACGCGACCTCGCGCGCGCCATTGCGCAGGACAACCGGACCGCGTCCGCGGGATCGAGAGCGGTCGGTCTGCGCAACACTCTGGTGATCGCGCAAGTCGCGCTCGCCTTCGTGCTCCTCGTGGGGACCGGGCTACTCGTGCGCTCGCTTCGCGCCGTCCTCGAGGTCGAGACGGGCTTCGAGGCCGAAAGCGTGCACGTCGCGCAGATCGACCTGCCGCCTCCGCACTACCCGGAAGCGCAGGCGATCTCGGACTTCATCGCCGCATTGGAGGCGAGAGGAGGCGAAATCGAGAGCGTACGGGCGTTCGCACTCTCGTCCTCCCTGCCGTTTCAGTCGACGATGCGTCGCGGCCTCGTGGCGAACGCTTCCGTGCCGCGAGAAGCCGGTGCCACAGCCGTCCCGTTCTGGAACGGCGTCGGTCCCACCTACTTCGCCACGCTCGGCGTTCCGCTCCTCTCGGGACGGGAGTTCTCGCCCGCGGACGATTTCGGGAGTGCGCGCGTCGCGATCGTCGACATCACGCTCGCCGAAGCGCTCTGGCCGGGCGAGAGTCCCCTCGGCAAGCACGTCTCCGTCGACGTGGCTTCGGACGACGCGTCCGCACTCGCGACCGTCGTGGGGGTGGTCGGAAGCGTGCGCGTGCGCAGCCTCGATGCTCCGGACGCCGAAGGCGCGATCTACTTTCCGATCGCGCAGGCGCCGACGCATCGCTTGGCGATCGCTCTTCGCGCGGACGATCCCGCGCGTGCGTTCGACGAGGTCCTGACGGAGGCGACGCGGTTGAACGAGCAGGTCGCCCTCCACGGTATCCGGAAACTGGATGCACACGTACGCGAGTCGGTCGCGGGGCGCAGGATCCCGATCCGACTCCTGCAGGTGTTCGCCGCGATCGCCCTCTTCCTCTGTTCCGTGGGACTCTACGGAGTCGTCGCGAATTCCGTGGCTCTGCAACGCCGCGAGATCGGCATCCGCCTCGCGCTCGGCGCGCGCGCGAGGGGCATCGTCCGGATGGTCGTACGCCGAGGTCTCGCGTTGTCCGCCGTCGGCTTGGTCGCGGGCTTCGCGATTCTCGGAAGCGTGTCCGGACTCTTCGCCGCGCTCCTCTTCGGCGTCGGTCGCTTCGATCCGCCGACTCTCGCCGCTGCGACCCTCGCGATCGCGCTCGTCTGTGTCGTGGCATCGTGGATACCGGCCCGACAGGCCGCGCGCGTGCGTCCGGCCGAGATCCTGCGCGACGAATAACCCTCGACCGTCCTCCCCGTCCACGATGCGACACCTGCTTCACGACCTGCGCTCCGGCTTCCGGCTCTTCGTCCGTTATCCGGGCGTCTCCTTTCTCGCAGTCGCCGCGCTCGCCCTCGGTATCCATCTCGTGGCGACACAACTCATGGTCATAGACGCCATGCTGTTCCGCGGACCCGCTCTGCCGAACGCCGATCGGCTCGTCGACATCGCGCGCGCGGACGAGGAGAGCGGCCCGTCGTTTCACCCCGACGACTTGCGCCGGATGCGCGCGGCGCAGTCGTCTCTGGACGCGCTCGGCGGTTACTACGAGGGCACGGTCAACGTGGGCGGGGTGAAAGAGCCGCTGCGATTCCAAGGCGCCTTCATCACTTGGGACTTCCTTCGGGCGATAGGCGTGGAGCCGATCGTCGGCCGAGGATTCTCGGCGGAAGACGCGCACGCACAGGCGCCGCTCGCGGTCTTGATCAGCGAGCGAGTGTGGCGGCGCGAATTCGGCGCGAGCCACGCGATCTTGGAACGCCCGATCACGATCAACAACATGCCCGCCACCGTGGTCGGCGTGATGCCCGCCGGCGTGAATTTTCCGATCGCGGACGACGTCTGGGTGCCGCTGCGCGAGCCCGCCGAAGTCGATGAGAAGGCGACGTGGGTCTATGTCTCGTTTCTGCGCGCTTTCGGCCTGCTGAAGCCCGGCGTATCCGCCGAAGCGGCGCGCGCGGACCTCAACGCTCTGGTGCCCGCCCTCGCGGAGGCCTCTCCCGAATACTGGACGGACATGCGGACCATCGAAGTGAGCCCCTACCACCGCGGCGTCCTGCCGATGGCGGACTTCGAGATGCTCTGGATCATGCTGCTCGCCGTTTCCTTCGTGCTCCTCGTCGCGTGCGCCAACGTGACCAATCTGCTCCTCGCGAGATCGACCGCGCGCAGTCGCGAACTCGCGGTACGCGCCGCGGTCGGCGCGAGCCGCCGGCGCTTGATCGCGCAACTGCTCGCGGAATGCCTCGCCCTGTGCCTCGCGGGTGGCGCGCTCGGCTTGTTGCTGTGCCTATGGACCGTCGACGGAATCAACGCGTGGATCGCGAGCACGTCGGTCCCCTACTGGGTGAAGGCGGAGGTCGACGGGCGGATCGTCGCAGCCGTGTTCGCGATCTGCCTGCTCTGCGCTTGCGTCGCCGGAGCATTGCCGGCTCTCCGGGCTTCGAAGGTGGCGGTGCTGGAGTTGCTCAGCGAGACCGGGCGCACCGCCACGAACCTGCACGTCGGATGGTTCGGTCGCACGGTCGTCGCCGTGCAGGTCGCCACGGCTTTCGCGCTCCTCGTCGTCGCCGGCATGATGGTCCGCACGGTGCCGGCCCTGCGGGACGTCGAACTCCCTCGGCCGACCTCGGCCATCCTGTCGGCTCGGTTCGGCCTGTTCGAAGGGGCGGACGGAGACAACGCCCGGCGTGTGGCGTTTCTCGAGAACCTCGTCGCGAGGCTGCGGGCGGACGTGCGAGTGGAGGCCGCGGCATTGACCGACCGTCAACAGTTCGACGCGCTCCCGACGTCCGAGTTCGTGCTCGAATCCGACGGCGGCGAGGTCGGCGTGGAGCAAAAATCGAAGGCGTTTCTCGAGAGCGTTTCGACGGGATACT from Opitutales bacterium ASA1 encodes the following:
- a CDS encoding ABC transporter permease, whose protein sequence is MRHLLHDLRSGFRLFVRYPGVSFLAVAALALGIHLVATQLMVIDAMLFRGPALPNADRLVDIARADEESGPSFHPDDLRRMRAAQSSLDALGGYYEGTVNVGGVKEPLRFQGAFITWDFLRAIGVEPIVGRGFSAEDAHAQAPLAVLISERVWRREFGASHAILERPITINNMPATVVGVMPAGVNFPIADDVWVPLREPAEVDEKATWVYVSFLRAFGLLKPGVSAEAARADLNALVPALAEASPEYWTDMRTIEVSPYHRGVLPMADFEMLWIMLLAVSFVLLVACANVTNLLLARSTARSRELAVRAAVGASRRRLIAQLLAECLALCLAGGALGLLLCLWTVDGINAWIASTSVPYWVKAEVDGRIVAAVFAICLLCACVAGALPALRASKVAVLELLSETGRTATNLHVGWFGRTVVAVQVATAFALLVVAGMMVRTVPALRDVELPRPTSAILSARFGLFEGADGDNARRVAFLENLVARLRADVRVEAAALTDRQQFDALPTSEFVLESDGGEVGVEQKSKAFLESVSTGYFEALGTAPVRGRAFEPADLKESRPVAIVNESFVRAFLREREPLGTKLVSTKYEDVSFTIVGVVPDLSMNGTGVNTKERAGIYVPANFARDRFFTVVLAARSGDAARLAPLLRETVRELDPDLPLYWVQTYAAAIDKSLATIRVMTSMFVAFGIAAVFLAAIGIYGVAAFVVTQRTPEIGIRMALGATPKSVVGLFARQGAWQLVVGLACGALLAVGLDVAIRRDFAATADAGAPLFAVVALVMAFVVLCASIQPARRAVRLSPLEAMRQD
- a CDS encoding ABC transporter ATP-binding protein encodes the protein MENLRRDAPLISLQGITKVFIADEIETHALSGVHLEIQRGEFLAVSGPSGCGKSTLLSILGLLDAPTEGVHRLGGRDVASLDAEERATIRNREIGFIFQSFNLIGDLSIYENVELPLIYRGMKPAERRACVVDALDKVQMSHRKNHLPSQLSGGQQQRVAVARALAGSPGILLADEPTGNLDSKNGEVVMELLMRLNREGSTICMVTHDERYTRAARRVIHLFDGKVVSETTSSD
- a CDS encoding ABC transporter permease, with the translated sequence MESLRIDLGHAARRLARDPVQTALALLTLAVCIGANTAVFSVLHARLIDPLDHLSEPERLVAFFNRYPNSMEGRLTNSTVDYFDRRELTDVFEEVALYSGTGFTIDERGTPARVPGLAVTASFFRLLRVDPLLGRVFEDAEIEPGAEPTVILSETLWRRAFEADETLVGRTIPIDGVDRRVVGIVPGAFRFMRPKRELWIPIVAPLEERTPEFKHANQYSMIARLRAGVSVDAARAAVDRLNAELEPPSPALHEAIAGSGYYTETISLTEFAAEPWRRPLLLLQAGVSLVLVVGCLNVANLSLGSLQGRTRELALRICFGASHRRVIRQLVTEALLLAATGSAVGLLVGAWGVDFIARVWAQDAPSGDAFTLNVPVAGFAIAAALFSTAVTGAVVAVHLGRRDLARAIAQDNRTASAGSRAVGLRNTLVIAQVALAFVLLVGTGLLVRSLRAVLEVETGFEAESVHVAQIDLPPPHYPEAQAISDFIAALEARGGEIESVRAFALSSSLPFQSTMRRGLVANASVPREAGATAVPFWNGVGPTYFATLGVPLLSGREFSPADDFGSARVAIVDITLAEALWPGESPLGKHVSVDVASDDASALATVVGVVGSVRVRSLDAPDAEGAIYFPIAQAPTHRLAIALRADDPARAFDEVLTEATRLNEQVALHGIRKLDAHVRESVAGRRIPIRLLQVFAAIALFLCSVGLYGVVANSVALQRREIGIRLALGARARGIVRMVVRRGLALSAVGLVAGFAILGSVSGLFAALLFGVGRFDPPTLAAATLAIALVCVVASWIPARQAARVRPAEILRDE